One Littorina saxatilis isolate snail1 linkage group LG1, US_GU_Lsax_2.0, whole genome shotgun sequence genomic window carries:
- the LOC138967035 gene encoding E3 ubiquitin-protein ligase TRIM33-like: MATAAAVGSPSDTECSICHEFFTEPKLLPCAHLLCRKCLVRWMKTEKDALCPLCRAAIVDPKKKKSHKTEDLADTFPTDYSMVLLVDATKLLSQPYVCKVCVDVSASSLCLDCGDMLCSKCCAVHEKLSATSHHSVEMLSSLTAQQLAVKRPVTCVGHTNRPSEFYCQGHDVYLCFFCAKKTHHDCKNIQTVEDLKQEQKEMALTLMTTLSTEGTRLTRVVDQLDQCLAKLNAFEVSAMSRIEGARNSLMRSVAACFDSLEQKVTDASTAQKEKVIADKKLILQDRTKLASQTAHLQEVQESLSGNNNMNGATLSLKRISHDVDKHSQRALLQNTTTWNLNFTVNKTVLCKIAEELKKMGKIEAEMQRNEKPTTPLKEKDDVPQFHTCHGRNIALSADQLTARRICGDGGGVIFSSSPMVPSKLYEVQIDEVDQSYRGHTIYFGVSLTCALTDLIIPDWSGDLKSAIVISPGWVRGPDGEDKHISTNFHMH, encoded by the exons ATGGCCACAGCAGCTGCTGTTGGTAGTCCCTCTGACACAGAGTGTTCTATCTGCCATGAGTTCTTCACAGAACCCAAACTGCTGCCCTGTGCACATCTCCTTTGTCGGAAATGTCTAGTTAGGTGGATGAAAACCGAAAAAGATGCCCTCTGCCCGTTGTGCCGTGCTGCCATTGTGGacccaaagaaaaagaaatcccACAAGACAGAAGACCTTGCTGATACTTTTCCTACTGACTATTCTATGGTGCTTTTAGTGGATGCCACTAAGCTTCTCTCCCAACCTTATGTCTGTAaggtgtgtgttgatgtgtctGCATCTTCGCTGTGCTTGGACTGTGGGGATATGCTTTGCTCCAAATGCTGTGCTGTGCACGAGAAGCTTTCTGCCACAAGCCATCATTCTGTGGAAATGTTGTCATCACTAACTGCACAGCAACTGGCTGTGAAACGGCCAGTGACTTGTGTTGGACACACTAACAGACCATCAGAGTTTTACTGCCAAGGGCATGATGTATACCTCTGCTTTTTCTGtgcaaagaaaacacaccatgATTGCAAAAATATTCAGACTGTTGAAGACTTAAAACAGGAGCAAAAGGAGATGGCTTTGACACTTATGACGACACTGTCCACAGAGGGAACCAGACTGACGCGAGTTGTAGACCAGTTAGATCAGTGCCTGGCAAAACTAAATGCATTTGAAGTATCTGCAATGTCAAGAATAGAAGGAGCACGTAACAGTCTTATGCGAAGCGTGGCAGCATGCTTTGACAGCTTAGAACAGAAAGTAACTGATGCCAGCACAGCACAAAAGGAAAAAGTCATAGCTGACAAAAAGTTAATCCTTCAAGATCGTACAAAACTAGCAAGTCAAACGGCGCACCTGCAAGAGGTCCAAGAATCACTTTCAGGGAACAATAATATGAATGGGGCAACACTTTCATTGAAAAGAATCAGTCATGACGTTGATAAGCATTCACAAAGAGCACTGCTTCAAAACACTACGACGTGGAATTTAAATTTCACCGTGAATAAGACAGTTTTGTGTAAAATAGCGGAAGAACtgaaaaaaatggggaaaatTGAGGCAGAGATGCAAAGGAATGAAAAACCTACTACTCCTTTAAAG GAAAAAGATGATGTTCCACAGTTCCATACATGCCATGGGAGGAACATAGCTTTGAGCGCAGACCAGCTGACAGCAAGAAGAAtctgtggtgatggtggtggcgtTATTTTCAGCAGTTCACCTATGGTTCCCAGCAAGTTGTATGAG gTTCAAATTGATGAAGTGGACCAAAGTTACAGGGGTCATACCATCTACTTTGGTGTATCTCTGACATGTGCACTTACAGATCTTATCATACCAGATTGGTCAGGTGACTTGAAGTCTGCCATTGTCATATCTCCCGGCTGGGTTCGCGGACCTGATGGAGAG GATAAGCATATATCCACCAATTTTCATATGCACTGA